DNA sequence from the Armigeres subalbatus isolate Guangzhou_Male chromosome 1, GZ_Asu_2, whole genome shotgun sequence genome:
GCATATGTAATGGTTTGTGCCTATTGTAATGCTACAATTAGAAGCAATGAATGGAACAGGCAGCCACCTTATCTCTTGGAACACTCTTTCGTCATTTTTCCCATCCTTAGACCGTTTCTCGTTGGACACGATAGAAAGCAAATCTTTTCGAGATGTGTTGAACTATGTTTGTGATTATCGGTAGGGTGTTAGGAGGCTAGGCCGCTTGTTGAAATGCTTCGACCACTCTTGCCCTTGGTGTTGCCGCTGATTGCGGTTTCGGAAGAATCGAACAAAAATTATGTGTGTTGTTACATGTAATATACGTATCCAAATCCAACCGGACGGTGCGGTGGCTGCGGTTACGTTTCGCTCACATCTGTTATCGCGCCGATTGGCGGTTGTTTGCTTGCAATTTCTCGCGTTTGGGACGATACAAGTGTGTTAGGGAGAATGTTTGGATAGAGATATATGTACAAATGAAAACATTTATCTTGTAATACGCAAAGAAGATTGGAGATAAGTACAGCAAccattcgctaactgggctagaACATCATTGCAGTTAACGATTGCCGCTTTTGAACTGGGCTTATCAAATTATCTGCGATGCAATGTTAGAATAGGTGCTTTAAATTTAACGAGAATAATATACAATTTTAAACTTCGCAGCCAATTCTTTATTTTTGTTACTGACGGAAACAGTTAACGAATTGTTGCTGTATAGGATGTAAATGCTCGATTTCAGAACCAATACGAATTCAATAACGAAACATTACAGAATTGGAAATACCCATATCTATCCAGATTCAAGACACAAATCAagtagtggaattgaatggaaactATTTCAGAACATATCTCTTGATATGAATCTGAGCATGACTCTGTGCATATCTCCAGTCTTGCCATAGTTAGCTGCAACCTATAAGTGGATGTCAatggaaattgaaaaaagtaCGAGGATAATTAATTGAAAAGAAATCAAATCAGTCTTATATACATTATTTGCAGAAATGCATAATTGATGGAATCCAATGgtatatttaaaattaattagCTTCGTGGGCTGTTTTGAGTTTGaactaatttttttatattgcaTATTATGTTCAACCAATACCCGAAAAACAATATATTTGAAACAGCTATTGAAAACCATCAATTAAactttctgcaaaaaaaaaacaaaataaactaaaaaaagTACAAAGCAGTAGAAATTCCCCAACATTTTAGACCCTTAGAATCTCGCAAGCCGTCTTGTAGCAGATGGCAATCCAGTCCGGTTGCGTTGCTCCCCATTGTATCTGATTGACCTCGCCCTCCGCCGCCGTGTACGCAAGGATCGGATCCTCGATTGGTCGCGGCATCTGCTGGATGTCCCATATCAGTGCCTGGTGGTCATCGCCTGCCGTACAAATGTGACACGAACTGTGCGGTGCCCAGGCGATGCCATTCACACAGGCCCTGTGATTGCTTAACCTGGCCACCGGGGTGCAAGGGACCCGTACGTCCAGGATGATTACTTCGCACGAATCCATTGCCACCGTGGCCAAGTAGTTGGGATCTTGTTTGTTCCAAGCCAACCGCAGCAGCGGCGTGTGGGCTGGATCCTCATAAATGATCGTGGAGTGTTCCAGGTGGCGCAAATCGAACATTCGCACGCTACCATCAGCTCCCACGGACGCGAACATATCTCGGCCACCACCTGCTCGCGAAAATGCAATGTCGTAAACCTCTTTATCGTGGGCAATCAGCTGAGTTTTGACATGGCCTGACACCAGATTTATTCGACCCAATGGTTGACCTGTTTCTAGGCCCCAAATGGTGCATGTAGTATCGATTGAAGACGTTCCCACCAGATTGGGATCGACCTCATTCCAGTCGAACGAAGTTAACGGAGCGCAGAAGTCGCTATTCTTGTTATTGTTCAAAACACACTCCAGTCGAGTGTCCGGTTCTCCGGCACGCCAAACTCGCAGATAGTCTCCGCTGGTGGCCAACAGATCAGGAAACACTCCTTTCGAATCAGGAATCCACATAATCTTCGTTGTCGGGTAGGGATGATCGAATGTGCTGTGAAAGAAATAGAGCGCATCATTATTAGGTTTTTTTGCGTTATTTAATTAGCATTAGCACACTGGGATCAtcttttacgcggattttgggatttacgcggttttcagGATCTAcgcgttttttacgcggattttccaaaaaagtggtttttctgcaattttttaaaaaggtcGGGAAACTCGATAAAACCGCGAAAAATCTCCAtgaagtcgtttttttaacgagaattttgggatttatgcAGTAAGTATCGACCGCGTAAAAATCGACTCCAGTTTTTTTATaccgtgtgtttttttttaattctagattaagttcaacactaaccGCCTCCAGTATTCTACATAACAAATAAAGGAAAAGTAGTCGTGCATAGGTCCACTCTTTAAAAGCAAATTCATACTTTGAACATTCCTCTACCAAGCTGGGAAATATTCGAGATAGCGCGACCCTTGATTACCCGACCGGATATCATTCTTATATGTAGAGATGTTATAAATAGCCTAACGACCACAAACGGTGCACCTCCATTATTATCAGATTCAAAGCATAGACTAATTCAACGACCATCTCAAAGGTATCCCCATTTATCATCATACAGTTTCCAAGGCGGGTCGTGAATCGAACGGTATTTGCTCTTGTTGGAGTTTTGGTTCGATGTTTTAGGAATCAATGCAAGTGCCCAGTATGACGCGCGCTAATCCGACATGGCACCACTAGAagcgttgattttattttcaatttcaatcttCTGATTGATCGCAAACGGAAACGCCTAATTAAAAACAAACAATTACCAATTTTACAGTTTAATCTTGAGGAGGCATTTtagttaattttgaaatttgataacctatctAACTatttacactaatatttacgataaaaatttgataacttaGATTGTAACAGGCGCTAGCCCttattggagcctgatccgaatgtaagcaacggaccctaaacttttctttgcaCTCaacaaagcgttcatgtaaggtttttatcccgtccagacggtggacctcagatgttcttgtcctgggaggggtgttgaggattatcctcagggacaatgacgaccgacggttgataAAATGATACAGTAGTtttaacaaaacgttacactttgtcaccgtcttgtcaacctgggcctcgttggagttttaccactagcgctctgatcactctaccgttgtagatgatggaggtgtcatcagcgaacagagacagaatgccgccttctggaggtgctggcatgtcggaggttaacagattgaaaagcaggggcccgaggttACTGCCCTGGACGCCTGCGatgatgttgtgcgcattggaactcgcttcgctgattgagacccggaatgtccttgccaaCAGGCAATTGTTTTTTGAACActaggccatcatgccatacattgtcaaacgcCTTCttgacatcgagtaaggccatggtggaagtttttgagacaaacttgttccgtctgaagaagttggtaactcgagtcagttggtgtacggtaGACCGACCGAAACGAAAAAATGTTCTTCGaagatttgatataggccgtcaattcgccagctgagatctccaactcctccgagaagtcgttgggaatcaaatagatgttgttagcatgcttgttgacggctgcttcgtgtggactgacgatgttcttcccaagattgtgtgagctgacgaagtggctacctatttcagcgaccttctctgcaggagttatcaagtgATCTTTAGAGTCATTAGAGTCGTCTAGTGGGATcgaaggtggaatgggccgacttggattttagtattttggtcattttctgcgaaacgcgggacgcctatctggattgcgtcactgTCTTGAAAGTGGATtctccaaaagtgcatttcgcatagattttggcccaaaaaaaatggaaaaatatttgtaaggctgtatgaattggaataaatttgtaaaacgaagttgaaaaatgcagctgGTCTGGTCACATTAGCTTTGCATAATCTGGAAGAGTGCAAATCTTATTCGaggaatcgtttttt
Encoded proteins:
- the LOC134207966 gene encoding DDB1- and CUL4-associated factor 7 encodes the protein MSGTTGKRKEIYKYLAPWPLYSMNWSVRPDKRFRLALGSFVEEYNNKVQIISLDEDTSEFSAKSTFDHPYPTTKIMWIPDSKGVFPDLLATSGDYLRVWRAGEPDTRLECVLNNNKNSDFCAPLTSFDWNEVDPNLVGTSSIDTTCTIWGLETGQPLGRINLVSGHVKTQLIAHDKEVYDIAFSRAGGGRDMFASVGADGSVRMFDLRHLEHSTIIYEDPAHTPLLRLAWNKQDPNYLATVAMDSCEVIILDVRVPCTPVARLSNHRACVNGIAWAPHSSCHICTAGDDHQALIWDIQQMPRPIEDPILAYTAAEGEVNQIQWGATQPDWIAICYKTACEILRV